A window of the Thermoleophilia bacterium SCSIO 60948 genome harbors these coding sequences:
- a CDS encoding glucose dehydrogenase has protein sequence MRIGIGTSGRRTRVLALFAAIGAVALGASGSPASAGSAAIPVDATPIGEFNQPIYATGAPGYDNLLFVVERAGRIRVMRGQRQVRRPFLDIAKRVGTDGEGGLLSVAFPPNYRDSGRFYVYFTDNRGDVQVDEYRRTKDSAVRARPGSRRAVITVPHPNNATNHNGGTAMFGPDGKLWIAPGDGGSTPQAAQNLSNLRGKLLRIDPVRPNGRPGHLSPASNPYVGEQGRDEIWARGLRNPFRFSFDGGYLAIADVGQDRREEVNYLTPADARGGDFGWPVYEGVESHPTTPGLIDPIFDYEHMNGGGAAITGGVVMRDPRFSGDLAPDRGRYLYADSSGALGSNPRGFIPLPDSGTVTDDRALAADISGIVAFAEGPKRRVYVVSLGQGVFRLDPPA, from the coding sequence GTGAGGATTGGGATCGGGACTTCTGGACGGCGGACACGCGTGCTCGCCCTCTTCGCGGCGATCGGCGCCGTCGCCCTCGGCGCGAGTGGATCGCCGGCCAGCGCCGGTTCGGCGGCGATCCCCGTCGACGCGACGCCGATCGGCGAGTTCAACCAGCCGATCTACGCCACCGGAGCCCCCGGCTACGACAACCTGCTGTTCGTCGTCGAGCGCGCCGGCCGGATCAGGGTGATGCGCGGTCAGCGCCAGGTCCGTCGCCCGTTCCTCGACATCGCCAAGCGAGTCGGGACGGACGGCGAGGGCGGGCTGCTTTCGGTCGCCTTCCCGCCGAACTACCGCGACAGCGGTCGCTTCTACGTCTACTTCACCGACAACCGGGGCGACGTCCAGGTCGACGAGTACCGGCGCACGAAGGACTCCGCCGTCCGCGCGCGGCCCGGCTCGCGCCGCGCCGTGATCACGGTCCCGCACCCGAACAACGCGACGAACCACAACGGCGGCACCGCCATGTTCGGCCCCGACGGCAAGCTCTGGATCGCGCCGGGCGACGGCGGTTCGACGCCGCAGGCGGCGCAGAACCTCTCGAACCTGCGAGGGAAGCTGCTGCGGATCGATCCCGTGCGCCCGAACGGCAGGCCGGGCCACCTCTCCCCCGCCTCGAACCCCTACGTCGGCGAGCAAGGCCGCGACGAGATCTGGGCCCGCGGACTGCGAAACCCGTTCCGCTTCTCCTTCGACGGTGGGTACCTGGCGATCGCCGACGTCGGCCAGGACCGGCGCGAGGAGGTCAACTACCTGACCCCGGCCGATGCGCGCGGCGGCGACTTCGGCTGGCCGGTGTACGAGGGGGTCGAGTCCCACCCGACGACGCCGGGTCTGATCGATCCGATCTTCGACTACGAGCACATGAACGGTGGTGGCGCTGCGATCACGGGTGGGGTCGTGATGCGAGACCCGCGTTTCAGCGGCGACCTCGCCCCCGACCGCGGCCGCTATCTCTACGCCGACTCCTCCGGCGCGCTGGGCTCGAACCCGCGCGGGTTCATCCCGCTGCCTGATTCCGGCACGGTCACCGACGACCGGGCGCTCGCGGCCGACATCAGCGGGATCGTCGCTTTCGCCGAGGGGCCGAAACGACGCGTCTACGTCGTCTCGCTTGGCCAGGGCGTCTTCCGGCTCGACCCGCCGGCCTGA
- a CDS encoding aldehyde dehydrogenase family protein, whose product MSTAVEEAEKVAGSSDEVVAVKRPVDGETIRELPVADAAEVAATAARLRAAQGEWAELGFAGRREWLERLRDWMLAESERIADIMQAESGKVRADATLEVPYCADAINFYSANAAEFLADETPSAHFPALKVKRLRITRDPVGLVGVISPWNFPLILSLGDAIPALAAGNAVLIKPSELTPLCLMAVIEGWKQIGAPDVLDYVNGFGETGGALVDEADYVQFTGSDKTGRLVLKRAAETLTPVSLELGGKDPALVLRDANVERAANGVAFGGLMNSGQICMSIERVYVERPIYDEFLGKLTEKVEALRQGADGRTYTADVGAMTSPAQTDIVERHVTDAREKGARILTGGRRGDGPGDWYEPTVIADVDHSMDVMRDETFGPVISVMAVEDAEQAVELANDSRYGLSGSIFSGDVKAAERMARRLEMGSCNVNDTLINYNALELPMGGWKTSGIGTRHGRDGIRKFTRTRSILSPRGPELDSEILWYPITPAKRGFFAKVTRFFGGRGLGRFGIERRG is encoded by the coding sequence ATGAGCACTGCCGTCGAGGAGGCCGAGAAGGTAGCCGGGTCGAGCGACGAGGTCGTCGCGGTCAAGCGGCCGGTCGACGGCGAGACGATCCGCGAGCTGCCGGTCGCCGACGCCGCCGAGGTCGCCGCGACCGCCGCACGGCTGCGCGCCGCGCAGGGCGAGTGGGCGGAGCTCGGCTTCGCCGGGCGCCGCGAGTGGCTCGAGAGGCTCCGCGACTGGATGCTCGCCGAGTCGGAGCGCATCGCCGACATCATGCAGGCCGAGTCCGGCAAGGTCCGAGCAGACGCGACGCTGGAGGTCCCCTACTGCGCGGACGCGATCAACTTCTACTCGGCCAACGCCGCCGAGTTCCTCGCCGACGAGACCCCGAGCGCCCACTTCCCCGCGCTCAAGGTCAAGCGGCTTCGGATCACGCGCGACCCGGTCGGCCTCGTCGGCGTCATCAGCCCGTGGAACTTCCCGCTGATCCTCTCGCTCGGCGACGCGATCCCGGCCCTCGCCGCCGGCAACGCCGTGCTGATCAAGCCCTCGGAGCTGACACCGCTCTGCCTGATGGCCGTGATCGAGGGCTGGAAGCAGATCGGCGCCCCGGACGTGCTCGACTACGTCAACGGCTTCGGCGAGACGGGCGGCGCGCTCGTCGACGAGGCCGACTACGTCCAGTTCACCGGGTCCGACAAGACCGGGAGGCTCGTCCTCAAGCGAGCGGCCGAGACGCTCACCCCGGTATCGCTCGAGCTCGGCGGCAAGGACCCCGCGCTCGTGCTGCGCGACGCGAACGTCGAGCGTGCCGCCAACGGAGTCGCGTTCGGTGGCCTCATGAACTCGGGCCAGATCTGCATGTCGATCGAGCGCGTCTACGTCGAGCGCCCGATCTACGACGAGTTCCTCGGCAAGCTGACCGAGAAGGTCGAGGCGCTTCGCCAGGGAGCCGACGGGCGCACCTACACGGCCGACGTCGGCGCGATGACCTCACCGGCCCAGACCGACATCGTCGAGCGCCACGTCACCGACGCGCGCGAGAAGGGCGCCCGGATCCTGACCGGCGGGCGCCGCGGGGACGGGCCCGGCGACTGGTACGAGCCGACGGTGATCGCCGACGTCGACCACTCGATGGACGTGATGCGAGACGAGACCTTCGGGCCGGTGATCAGCGTGATGGCCGTCGAGGACGCCGAGCAGGCCGTCGAGCTGGCCAACGACAGCCGCTACGGGTTGTCGGGCTCGATCTTCTCGGGCGACGTCAAGGCCGCCGAGCGGATGGCGCGGCGACTCGAGATGGGCTCGTGCAACGTCAACGACACGCTGATCAACTACAACGCGCTCGAGCTGCCGATGGGCGGCTGGAAGACGTCGGGGATCGGAACCCGCCACGGCCGCGACGGGATCCGCAAGTTCACGCGCACGCGCTCGATCCTCTCGCCGCGCGGGCCCGAGCTCGACTCGGAGATCCTCTGGTACCCGATCACCCCCGCCAAGCGCGGCTTCTTCGCCAAGGTGACGCGGTTCTTCGGCGGCCGTGGTCTCGGGCGCTTCGGGATCGAGCGGCGCGGCTGA
- a CDS encoding glucose dehydrogenase produces the protein MSARGHGLGVRAVAALAVAACAAAVLAGAGPAPGDGAPALATQTLTRLPDGRSAVFATAAPGVENRLYVASLDGSIYSIDLAAADPSPVRLMRIPPRRLLHDADEQGLLSVAFAPDFAESGRFYAYFVNRRGDIELDEYRASSPTVASPRTRREVLTIPHRRAYNHNGGTAAFGPGGHLFIGTGDGSNAGDEFENAQDRRLLLGKLLRIDPRRSGPRPYTVPRSNPFSGEIPGRREILALGLRNPFRFSFDGRVAWIGDVGQYSWEEIDRAPARGLRGANFGWDRWEGTHRYIDPGGDDSAPRPSAAGHTAPVFEYPHDNGRCSVTGGVVAPPTAPAAIAGRYLFADLCGGLVRTLGSDPNATQEPTDAALSFPTSFAVGPDGEVYATQLGGEIVRFVGAPG, from the coding sequence ATGAGCGCACGGGGGCACGGTCTCGGGGTCCGCGCGGTCGCCGCGCTGGCCGTCGCCGCGTGCGCGGCGGCGGTCTTGGCGGGGGCGGGCCCGGCACCCGGCGACGGTGCGCCGGCGCTCGCGACGCAGACGCTCACCCGCCTGCCCGACGGACGCAGCGCGGTGTTCGCCACCGCCGCGCCCGGCGTCGAGAACCGCCTCTACGTCGCGAGCCTCGACGGGTCGATCTACTCGATCGACCTCGCCGCGGCCGACCCTTCGCCCGTCCGCCTCATGAGGATCCCGCCGCGGCGGCTGCTCCACGACGCCGACGAGCAGGGGCTGTTGTCGGTCGCCTTCGCGCCCGACTTCGCCGAGTCGGGCCGCTTTTATGCCTACTTCGTCAACCGCCGGGGTGACATCGAGCTCGACGAGTACCGCGCCTCGAGCCCCACTGTCGCCTCGCCTCGCACCCGCCGCGAGGTGCTCACGATCCCTCACCGCAGGGCCTACAACCACAACGGGGGCACCGCCGCCTTCGGCCCCGGCGGCCACCTGTTCATCGGCACGGGCGATGGCAGCAACGCCGGTGACGAGTTCGAGAACGCCCAGGATCGGCGGCTCCTGCTCGGCAAGCTGCTGCGAATCGACCCGCGGCGCTCAGGCCCGAGGCCCTACACGGTCCCGCGATCCAACCCGTTCTCCGGTGAAATCCCCGGGCGCCGTGAGATCCTCGCCCTCGGGCTGCGAAACCCGTTCCGCTTCTCCTTCGACGGCCGGGTCGCCTGGATCGGCGACGTCGGCCAGTACAGCTGGGAGGAGATCGACCGCGCGCCGGCGCGCGGGCTCCGCGGTGCGAACTTCGGCTGGGATCGCTGGGAGGGGACCCACCGCTATATCGACCCCGGCGGTGACGACAGCGCGCCAAGGCCGAGCGCCGCCGGGCACACCGCCCCCGTCTTCGAGTACCCCCACGACAACGGCCGCTGCTCGGTCACGGGCGGGGTCGTCGCGCCGCCCACGGCACCGGCGGCGATCGCGGGTCGCTACCTGTTCGCCGACCTGTGCGGAGGGCTCGTCAGGACGCTCGGCAGCGACCCGAACGCCACCCAGGAGCCGACCGACGCGGCGCTCTCGTTCCCCACGTCGTTCGCAGTCGGACCCGACGGCGAGGTCTACGCGACGCAGCTCGGAGGCGAGATCGTGCGCTTCGTCGGCGCCCCGGGCTGA
- a CDS encoding FAD-binding protein → MVEDSRPLALVRPRTTAEIQAAVRAAAEHDVSVVPRGAGTGLSGGSNATPGSIVICTELMTSVRDVNAGALTATCEPGILNADLGKAVAEEGLHYAPDPASYEISSIGGNVATNAGGLCCVKYGVTRDALMSVELVTADGEAHRIGSRTRKNVAGYDLLGLACGSEGTLGVISEVTVRLLPSPPPAHTLAASFPDLRSAGEAIMAIVRELRPSMLEVMDRTTINAVEDFKPQGLDRDAAAMLYAKTDSGGDVGAAEIERMRVICEEHGADLAMTTDEEAEGRMITAARRLAYTALEHTGTTALDDVAVPIDRIGELFERTERIAERNGVTIGTFGHAGDGNMHPTIVYDQDDADELERARTAFADLVDATLELDGTLSGEHGVGLLKRPFLDAELGSTRRLHQAVKDAIDPAGLFNPGKSI, encoded by the coding sequence ATGGTCGAGGACTCGCGGCCGCTCGCCCTCGTGCGGCCAAGAACGACCGCGGAGATCCAGGCGGCGGTCCGCGCCGCGGCCGAGCACGACGTCAGCGTCGTCCCGCGCGGCGCTGGGACCGGGCTGTCGGGCGGCTCGAACGCGACCCCGGGTTCGATCGTCATCTGCACCGAACTGATGACCTCGGTCCGCGACGTCAACGCCGGCGCGCTGACGGCGACCTGCGAACCCGGGATCCTCAACGCCGACCTCGGCAAGGCGGTCGCCGAGGAGGGTCTGCACTACGCGCCTGACCCGGCGAGCTACGAGATCTCCTCGATCGGCGGCAACGTCGCGACGAACGCCGGCGGCCTCTGCTGCGTCAAGTACGGGGTCACCCGCGACGCGCTCATGTCCGTCGAGCTCGTGACCGCCGATGGCGAGGCGCACCGGATCGGCAGCCGGACGCGAAAGAACGTCGCCGGCTATGACCTGCTGGGCCTCGCCTGTGGATCGGAGGGGACGCTCGGGGTCATCTCCGAGGTCACCGTGAGGCTGCTGCCCTCACCACCGCCGGCGCACACGCTCGCGGCCTCGTTCCCGGACCTGCGCTCGGCCGGCGAGGCGATCATGGCGATCGTCCGTGAACTGCGGCCCTCGATGCTCGAGGTCATGGACCGCACGACGATCAACGCGGTCGAGGACTTCAAGCCGCAGGGGCTCGACCGCGACGCCGCGGCGATGCTCTATGCGAAGACCGACTCGGGCGGCGATGTCGGCGCGGCCGAGATCGAGCGGATGCGCGTGATCTGCGAGGAGCACGGGGCCGACCTCGCGATGACCACGGACGAGGAGGCCGAGGGCCGGATGATCACAGCCGCCCGCCGGCTCGCCTATACCGCGCTCGAGCACACCGGCACGACGGCGCTCGACGACGTGGCCGTGCCGATCGACCGGATCGGTGAGCTGTTCGAGCGAACGGAGCGGATCGCCGAGCGAAACGGCGTCACGATCGGGACCTTCGGCCACGCCGGTGACGGCAACATGCACCCGACGATCGTCTACGACCAGGACGACGCCGACGAGCTCGAGCGCGCCCGGACGGCGTTCGCCGATCTCGTCGACGCGACGCTCGAGCTCGACGGGACGCTGTCGGGCGAGCACGGCGTCGGCCTGCTCAAGCGCCCGTTCCTCGACGCCGAGCTCGGGTCGACTCGGCGCCTGCACCAGGCCGTCAAGGACGCGATCGACCCCGCCGGGCTGTTCAATCCCGGCAAGTCGATCTAG
- a CDS encoding ABC transporter permease — translation MMILTGKTISATVRPPYPYGGEFISQFLFALQLSWFPMLISTVAFGFGAPGLQAANFLSLFGALDRLGGFLILASVREFAPFVTAVVVAGVAGTAITADLGARKIREELDALQVLGVDPIKNLVVPRFLSLMLITGLLDVYALLFGIAGGIFAELAYGQPLGGFFATMFSNASVTDLWASLLKCTLFGAIIAIVCSYKGMNASGGAEGVGKAVNEAVVVAFLGVFAFNYVFTQTLLATNPELSVIK, via the coding sequence ATGATGATCCTGACCGGCAAGACGATCTCGGCGACCGTCCGTCCTCCGTATCCCTACGGCGGCGAGTTCATCTCGCAGTTCCTTTTCGCGCTCCAGCTCTCGTGGTTCCCGATGCTGATCTCGACGGTCGCCTTCGGGTTCGGCGCCCCGGGCCTGCAGGCGGCGAACTTCCTGTCGCTGTTCGGCGCCCTCGACCGCCTCGGCGGCTTCCTGATCCTCGCCTCGGTACGCGAGTTCGCGCCGTTCGTGACCGCCGTCGTCGTCGCCGGCGTCGCCGGTACGGCGATCACCGCGGATCTCGGCGCCCGCAAGATCCGCGAGGAGCTCGACGCGCTCCAGGTGCTCGGCGTCGACCCGATCAAGAACCTGGTCGTGCCGCGGTTCCTGTCGCTGATGCTGATCACGGGCCTGCTCGACGTCTACGCGCTTCTGTTCGGCATCGCCGGCGGGATCTTCGCCGAGCTCGCCTACGGCCAGCCGCTCGGCGGGTTCTTCGCGACGATGTTCTCCAACGCCTCCGTCACGGACTTATGGGCGTCCCTGCTCAAATGCACCCTGTTCGGCGCGATCATCGCGATCGTCTGCTCCTACAAGGGGATGAATGCGTCCGGTGGCGCCGAGGGAGTCGGCAAAGCCGTGAACGAGGCCGTCGTCGTGGCGTTCCTCGGCGTATTCGCGTTCAACTACGTCTTCACCCAGACCCTCTTGGCGACAAACCCGGAACTCAGCGTGATCAAGTGA